Proteins from one Calditrichota bacterium genomic window:
- a CDS encoding HAMP domain-containing histidine kinase: MLQFFTKNSANFKGLLFVVGLLIIGGFLWYTQQVVNVLKEKSTKELQFRIKIFESNINNPDADNDVGFFFNEVIKKADYPIIYTDTQGIPQSWLNISAKLDSISDLTKTDSLILLNTLSEIKTQNEPIPIAYQETVLGYYYYGFPPEINKIKNLPIFAIVVAIIFILFGYLGFAYIKRSEQRNIWVGMAKETAHQLGTPLTSLSGWLELINLDIKQKDNAVKEMNNDLLRLNKIANRFSKIGSVPQLKKENITQVIESVIFYYQKRLPNLNKQITISLNSDQDIFGNISRDLFEWVLENLIKNSIDSIENKNGRISVSIDNKSSTKWILISISDNGKGIAVVNKKNVFKPGFSTKKRGWGLGLSLAKRIIEEYHQGKIYLLDSQIGQGSTFRINIKKPL, encoded by the coding sequence TTGCTTCAGTTCTTTACAAAAAATAGTGCGAATTTTAAAGGCCTGCTCTTTGTAGTAGGCCTTTTAATTATTGGTGGGTTTCTGTGGTATACACAGCAAGTCGTAAATGTCCTCAAAGAAAAATCTACCAAAGAACTGCAGTTTAGGATTAAAATTTTTGAATCTAATATAAATAATCCTGATGCAGACAATGACGTTGGCTTTTTTTTTAATGAGGTAATTAAAAAGGCTGACTATCCAATCATTTACACCGATACTCAAGGCATTCCGCAAAGCTGGTTAAATATTTCGGCCAAACTAGATTCAATTTCTGATTTAACAAAAACAGATTCACTCATCTTATTAAATACTTTGTCAGAAATAAAGACCCAAAATGAACCGATCCCAATTGCCTATCAGGAAACAGTTTTAGGTTATTATTATTACGGCTTTCCTCCTGAAATTAATAAAATTAAAAACCTGCCAATTTTTGCAATAGTTGTAGCTATAATTTTTATTTTGTTTGGCTATCTTGGATTTGCTTATATCAAAAGAAGCGAGCAAAGGAATATTTGGGTTGGGATGGCCAAGGAAACTGCTCATCAGCTTGGAACACCCTTAACATCATTGTCTGGGTGGTTAGAGTTAATCAATCTTGATATAAAGCAGAAAGACAATGCTGTTAAAGAGATGAATAACGATTTACTTCGGTTGAACAAAATTGCCAATCGTTTTTCCAAGATTGGATCTGTTCCACAGTTAAAAAAAGAAAACATTACACAAGTAATCGAAAGTGTTATTTTCTATTATCAAAAACGGCTTCCAAACTTAAATAAACAAATAACAATCTCTTTAAACAGTGATCAGGACATTTTTGGAAATATAAGTCGCGACTTATTTGAATGGGTTCTCGAAAATCTTATTAAAAATTCGATTGACTCTATTGAAAATAAAAACGGAAGAATATCTGTTTCTATTGATAATAAGTCCAGCACTAAATGGATTTTAATTTCTATTTCAGACAATGGGAAAGGAATTGCAGTAGTTAATAAAAAGAATGTTTTTAAGCCCGGCTTTAGTACAAAAAAACGAGGTTGGGGGCTTGGATTAAGTTTGGCTAAAAGAATTATTGAAGAATATCATCAAGGCAAAATTTATTTATTAGACTCACAAATTGGCCAAGGTTCAACATTTAGAATTAATATAAAAAAGCCTTTATAA
- a CDS encoding ABC transporter permease, which produces MNFWFTIREGLKGFSRARLSTFITITSIVFSLFLIAIFLVLSINVDSWIGQIRSKLELEVYIDRTSTDEEAKKTEQQIAKIDGIEKSVYISKEAAAKRFEKEFGKNIYEILQNNPLPASIIITLKPGFRNAEKAAQISNELGKVNGVEEIVYHKELISIIDNYLDIVYLIGAIIIILLITITFILLYNTIRLTIYARRDIIEIMKLVGAKKSLIKRPFVIEGLLQGVFGALIASGAIYFSVKLVIKFLYPFLLFKADIYFIVIIMGMLIGYFSSRISVQKHLSNV; this is translated from the coding sequence ATGAATTTTTGGTTTACTATTCGTGAAGGGTTAAAAGGCTTTTCTCGCGCCCGACTGTCAACTTTTATTACAATTACCTCAATTGTCTTTTCACTTTTTTTGATTGCAATATTCTTAGTTTTAAGTATCAATGTTGACTCCTGGATTGGCCAGATCCGATCAAAACTGGAGCTTGAAGTTTATATTGATCGTACCTCAACGGATGAGGAGGCAAAAAAGACTGAACAACAAATTGCTAAAATTGATGGCATTGAAAAATCTGTTTATATCTCTAAAGAAGCTGCAGCAAAAAGGTTTGAAAAAGAGTTTGGCAAAAATATTTATGAAATTCTTCAGAACAACCCATTACCGGCTTCTATAATTATCACTTTGAAACCCGGTTTTAGAAATGCCGAAAAGGCCGCTCAAATCAGTAACGAGTTGGGAAAAGTGAACGGGGTTGAGGAAATTGTTTATCACAAAGAACTTATCTCAATAATAGATAACTATTTGGATATTGTTTATTTGATTGGGGCAATAATCATAATTCTGCTTATTACGATTACATTCATTTTGCTATACAACACTATTCGCTTAACTATTTATGCCAGGCGGGATATAATTGAAATAATGAAACTGGTTGGTGCAAAAAAATCTTTAATAAAGCGGCCTTTTGTTATTGAGGGATTATTGCAGGGGGTATTTGGTGCTTTAATTGCATCGGGCGCGATTTATTTTTCAGTAAAACTGGTAATTAAGTTTTTATATCCGTTTTTGCTTTTTAAAGCTGATATTTATTTTATAGTTATTATAATGGGGATGCTTATTGGATATTTTTCCAGCCGGATTAGCGTTCAAAAACATTTAAGTAATGTTTGA
- the hflX gene encoding GTPase HflX codes for MIEIKKNYIDTKTEFAIIIGIRRAGMERIEVDEHLNELKELARTAGAVVKAQVIQERIAPNAAYFIGKGKLEEVVDLIEEHAATIVIFDDELTPAQVKNISKLLGDVKVIDRTALILDIFADHAQSAEAKTQVELAQLNYLLPRLTRAWEHLSRQVGGIGTKGPGETQLETDRRLVRTRISKLRARLKVIEKQNTTRRQKRDTMFRVALVGYTNAGKSTLMNALSGADVLIEDKLFATLDTTVRRAEIDPSLSVLLSDTVGFIRKLPHQLVASFRSTLAESSEADLLLHIVDVSHPQFEEHIDVVNTLLAEMDSNTDNRLLILNKIDLVKNPETLQQIKVNYEEAVLISAGRHLGLNNLRNVILQKFESDFCIKDLKLNFNNGGGEHLFHSFATVLSKHYDDEFVYLKIKYHQENEYKVLQVLKQNGTK; via the coding sequence ATGATTGAAATTAAAAAAAACTATATTGATACAAAGACCGAATTTGCCATAATAATCGGCATCCGTAGGGCCGGTATGGAGCGTATTGAAGTTGATGAACATCTGAACGAACTTAAAGAGCTTGCCAGAACTGCTGGTGCTGTTGTAAAAGCCCAGGTAATACAGGAAAGAATTGCGCCCAACGCTGCATATTTTATCGGCAAAGGTAAGTTAGAAGAGGTTGTCGATTTAATTGAGGAGCACGCAGCAACAATTGTAATTTTTGATGATGAACTTACCCCAGCCCAGGTAAAAAATATTTCTAAACTACTTGGCGATGTAAAGGTTATAGACCGAACAGCATTAATTTTAGATATATTTGCAGACCATGCCCAAAGCGCCGAAGCCAAAACACAAGTTGAACTGGCTCAACTAAACTATCTCTTGCCACGGTTAACGCGTGCATGGGAGCACTTGTCCAGGCAGGTTGGGGGAATTGGGACAAAAGGCCCCGGTGAAACTCAGCTTGAAACCGACAGAAGATTAGTGCGCACACGAATTTCCAAACTACGCGCCCGTTTAAAAGTAATTGAAAAACAAAATACTACAAGGCGTCAAAAAAGGGATACAATGTTTCGTGTGGCGTTGGTTGGTTACACCAATGCCGGGAAATCTACATTGATGAATGCCTTATCCGGAGCGGATGTATTAATTGAAGACAAACTTTTTGCAACACTGGATACAACGGTACGGCGTGCTGAAATTGATCCTTCTCTTTCTGTTTTGCTAAGTGATACTGTTGGGTTTATTCGAAAATTACCGCATCAGCTTGTTGCCTCATTCCGTAGCACTTTGGCCGAAAGCAGTGAGGCCGATTTGCTTTTACATATCGTTGATGTCTCACATCCTCAATTTGAAGAGCATATTGATGTTGTTAATACATTGCTTGCAGAAATGGATAGCAATACTGATAACCGGCTTTTAATTTTAAATAAAATTGACCTGGTTAAAAACCCTGAAACACTTCAACAGATTAAGGTAAATTATGAAGAGGCTGTTCTAATATCTGCTGGTCGCCATCTCGGATTAAATAATTTGAGAAATGTAATTTTACAAAAGTTTGAAAGTGATTTTTGTATTAAAGATTTAAAGCTCAATTTCAACAATGGTGGTGGTGAACATTTATTTCATTCTTTTGCAACCGTTTTGAGTAAACATTATGATGATGAGTTTGTATATTTAAAAATTAAATATCATCAGGAAAATGAATACAAGGTTTTACAGGTTTTGAAACAAAATGGTACTAAATAA
- a CDS encoding sigma-70 family RNA polymerase sigma factor: MNERQLEFSKLVEPHFPSLISTATRMARNQNDAEDLVQETLFKAYRALDQYQENTNFRAWVFRILVNTFITAYRKAVKAPQRISYDDLEDFILYKKGEVINPDQVESNNDLLDSYFEDDVKTALENLPYQFRLVVLLCDVEGFSYNEIATIINSPLGTVMSRLYRGRKLLQRTLWNYAQKRGYINENTKRKK; the protein is encoded by the coding sequence ATGAATGAACGGCAACTAGAATTTTCAAAATTAGTAGAACCACATTTTCCATCACTCATTAGTACCGCTACAAGAATGGCCCGCAACCAAAATGACGCGGAAGACCTGGTTCAGGAAACCTTGTTTAAAGCCTATCGGGCGCTCGATCAATATCAGGAAAACACAAATTTTCGTGCCTGGGTATTCAGGATACTTGTTAATACTTTTATTACAGCATACCGGAAAGCCGTTAAGGCTCCTCAAAGAATCAGCTATGATGATCTTGAAGATTTCATACTTTATAAAAAAGGTGAGGTCATTAATCCTGATCAAGTTGAGTCAAATAATGATTTGCTTGACAGTTATTTTGAAGATGATGTTAAAACAGCTCTTGAAAACCTGCCATATCAATTTCGCCTTGTAGTTCTTTTATGCGATGTTGAAGGCTTTTCTTATAATGAAATAGCCACAATAATTAACTCACCTCTTGGAACAGTTATGTCACGGCTTTATCGTGGTCGTAAATTACTGCAGCGAACGCTTTGGAATTATGCCCAAAAAAGAGGGTATATAAACGAAAATACTAAACGAAAAAAATAA
- the rsmD gene encoding 16S rRNA (guanine(966)-N(2))-methyltransferase RsmD gives MRIISGQYKGRKLQAGQDLSIRPTTDRVKEFIFNVLQDFQQDKVIADIFSGSGNLGFEALSRGAKHVTFVEKNISSVNVLKKNIFTFSLDHSQYSIVHKTAEDFAKENHSEIELYFLDPPFIYPKLQDLIDSITNSANFLIGNLMVLEHEVSNPIEKESEYYTILKQKKMSRSLISFIEKRTQK, from the coding sequence ATGCGGATAATATCCGGGCAATATAAGGGACGAAAATTACAAGCCGGTCAAGATCTTTCCATCAGACCTACTACGGACCGCGTAAAAGAATTTATATTTAATGTTTTACAGGATTTTCAGCAAGATAAGGTTATTGCTGATATTTTTTCAGGAAGTGGAAACCTGGGGTTTGAAGCTTTAAGCCGCGGGGCAAAGCATGTTACATTTGTTGAAAAAAATATCTCTTCTGTTAATGTTCTCAAGAAAAACATCTTTACTTTTTCGCTGGATCACTCCCAATATTCCATTGTTCATAAAACAGCTGAAGACTTTGCCAAAGAGAATCATAGTGAGATAGAACTCTATTTTCTCGATCCGCCATTTATTTATCCGAAGCTTCAGGACTTAATCGATTCCATTACAAATTCTGCAAACTTTTTGATTGGTAACCTAATGGTTTTAGAGCATGAAGTTTCTAATCCAATTGAAAAAGAAAGCGAGTATTATACAATTCTAAAACAAAAAAAAATGAGCAGAAGTTTAATTTCTTTTATTGAAAAAAGGACACAGAAATGA
- a CDS encoding zinc ribbon domain-containing protein, whose amino-acid sequence MPTYDYVCTSCTHEFEEFQKMSDPLLVECPECDGKLQRKIGGGAGLHFKGSGFYITDYKNKQSSGESNSKKETPKKSTEKSKPETAKSEKKV is encoded by the coding sequence ATGCCAACATATGATTATGTATGCACAAGCTGTACTCATGAGTTTGAAGAGTTTCAAAAAATGTCGGATCCACTTTTAGTAGAATGCCCGGAATGCGATGGAAAATTACAGCGCAAAATTGGAGGTGGTGCTGGTCTGCATTTTAAAGGCAGCGGTTTTTATATAACTGACTATAAAAACAAACAATCCTCAGGTGAGTCAAACTCTAAAAAAGAAACACCGAAAAAGAGTACAGAAAAATCAAAACCCGAAACAGCTAAGAGTGAAAAAAAAGTGTAA
- the coaD gene encoding pantetheine-phosphate adenylyltransferase yields MKEKKISIYPGTFDPITRGHIDIIHRASKIFDEVIVTLAINQTKKPLFTIEERMVMIHDAIDEFNNVRVAEFDGLLVDFARDNSALVIIRGLRAISDFEYEFQMALMNKKLSNDITTVFLMPNEKYTYLNSTIVKDVAKFNGNVDSFVTKLVATELTKKFNKKTD; encoded by the coding sequence ATGAAAGAAAAAAAGATTTCAATTTATCCAGGCACGTTTGACCCTATTACCCGTGGCCATATTGATATAATCCACAGGGCCAGTAAAATTTTTGATGAGGTAATTGTTACGCTGGCGATAAACCAAACAAAAAAACCACTGTTTACAATTGAAGAACGGATGGTGATGATTCATGATGCGATTGATGAATTTAATAACGTGCGGGTTGCTGAGTTTGATGGTTTGTTAGTGGATTTTGCCAGGGATAATTCTGCTTTGGTAATTATTCGCGGGCTTCGAGCAATTTCTGATTTTGAATACGAATTTCAGATGGCATTAATGAATAAAAAACTATCAAATGATATTACAACAGTGTTTTTAATGCCAAACGAAAAATATACATATTTAAATTCGACAATAGTGAAAGATGTTGCAAAATTTAATGGAAATGTTGATAGCTTTGTTACTAAATTGGTTGCAACCGAATTGACCAAAAAATTTAATAAAAAAACAGACTAA
- the pta gene encoding phosphate acetyltransferase: MDFVSQIRQAVKQSDPKTILLPEGEDPRILEAAIALKQENFIIPVILGTGQIIKATAEKHNFNLENIQIIDPKEQNNTDFENQYYELRKHKGVSPEDAHEIIRDPLFYAAMMIRNNQADGALAGAVNTTGNVLRAAIQVIGLAENITAVSSCFFMVLKDGTVLTYGDCAVIPDPNVEQLASIALSTAETHLKVVHQTPNVAMLSFSTKGSAKHDNVSKVVDATELVRKTRPGLNVDGELQFDAAYNPEIAKSKALGSPVAGKANVFIFPDLDAGNIGYKITQRLGNAQAIGPIIQGLAKPYNDLSRGCSVEDVINTACILGLMA, translated from the coding sequence ATGGATTTTGTTTCACAAATAAGACAAGCAGTAAAACAATCAGACCCCAAAACTATTTTATTACCAGAAGGTGAAGATCCTCGAATATTGGAAGCCGCGATAGCTTTGAAACAGGAAAATTTCATCATCCCCGTTATTCTAGGAACCGGGCAGATAATCAAAGCGACAGCTGAAAAACACAATTTCAACCTGGAAAACATTCAAATTATTGACCCCAAAGAACAAAACAATACAGATTTTGAAAACCAATATTATGAGCTAAGAAAACATAAAGGTGTCAGCCCTGAAGATGCCCATGAAATAATACGGGATCCATTGTTTTATGCTGCAATGATGATTAGAAATAATCAGGCAGATGGTGCTTTGGCCGGTGCAGTTAATACAACAGGAAATGTACTTCGTGCAGCCATTCAGGTAATCGGATTAGCAGAAAACATTACAGCTGTCTCCAGTTGCTTTTTTATGGTTTTAAAAGATGGAACCGTTTTAACATATGGTGATTGTGCTGTAATTCCGGATCCAAATGTTGAACAGTTGGCCAGTATTGCACTGAGTACCGCTGAAACACATTTAAAAGTTGTTCATCAGACACCCAATGTTGCCATGCTTTCCTTTTCCACAAAAGGAAGCGCTAAACATGATAATGTAAGCAAAGTAGTTGATGCAACGGAGCTTGTAAGAAAAACCAGACCAGGCCTGAATGTTGATGGTGAGCTGCAGTTCGATGCAGCCTATAATCCGGAAATTGCAAAAAGCAAAGCCCTGGGCAGCCCTGTTGCAGGAAAGGCCAATGTGTTTATCTTCCCTGATCTGGATGCCGGTAATATTGGATACAAAATAACCCAACGCCTTGGCAATGCCCAGGCAATCGGTCCAATAATTCAGGGTTTAGCAAAACCATATAATGATCTTTCCCGCGGATGTAGTGTAGAAGATGTTATTAACACAGCATGTATTTTGGGATTAATGGCCTAA
- a CDS encoding peptidylprolyl isomerase: MATEHFSVLYNILDWQKKNKKYVDTDLLIGAFINFNKSDQSEVQELVLDILHEKKEKLNASQLEEFSFNISTPKISQKFQSNFPNFKINKQLWDSQKPKYIEVDSVLSLGQENILVEIATNKGEITVELFSKVAPLTVKNFLELAKKGFYTKTIFHRVIADFVIQGGDPGGDGWGGAGYTIASEDFLTFERGTIGIATSGFDTGSCQFFICQSEQPHLRGNYTAFGKVTEGFDVVDNIQIDDIILSIKPISQK; the protein is encoded by the coding sequence ATGGCAACTGAACATTTTTCTGTTTTATATAATATTTTGGATTGGCAAAAAAAGAATAAGAAATATGTTGATACAGATTTATTAATTGGTGCTTTTATAAATTTCAACAAATCCGATCAATCTGAAGTCCAGGAATTAGTACTTGATATTCTTCATGAAAAAAAGGAAAAACTGAACGCATCTCAATTAGAAGAATTTTCGTTTAATATAAGTACACCAAAAATAAGCCAAAAATTCCAAAGTAATTTTCCTAATTTCAAAATTAATAAACAACTTTGGGACTCTCAAAAGCCTAAATATATTGAAGTTGATTCCGTTCTCAGTTTAGGTCAAGAAAATATATTAGTTGAAATTGCTACAAATAAGGGCGAAATTACTGTAGAATTATTTTCAAAAGTTGCGCCACTAACCGTAAAAAACTTCCTGGAACTTGCAAAAAAAGGATTCTATACTAAAACAATCTTTCACCGCGTTATTGCCGATTTTGTAATTCAAGGTGGTGACCCAGGCGGAGACGGTTGGGGTGGTGCAGGCTATACAATCGCCTCTGAAGATTTTTTAACATTTGAACGGGGTACAATTGGAATTGCCACTTCAGGGTTTGATACCGGTAGTTGCCAGTTCTTTATTTGCCAATCTGAACAGCCACATTTGAGAGGAAATTATACCGCATTTGGAAAAGTCACGGAAGGATTTGATGTTGTTGATAACATTCAGATTGATGACATTATTCTTTCCATAAAACCCATTTCACAAAAGTAG
- a CDS encoding class I SAM-dependent methyltransferase, producing MFSAPYSQLAQIYDRVMVHVNYKMWASYVKNLYQFAEVKIEKVVDLSCGTGKHISFLLNDNNSFTGADLSRKMVLAAKANLKKNNRTSFLVNDARNIALKNQSTDVLLMLYDSINYLLEDLEVESLFNEIYRVLTPGGIFIFDYVTEEGLKECFDGYYESDSWDGMAYERHSNYSQKEKLQYNRFNLLFNGQPFFEEHVQRIRPSAEWKKFIKKSKVHLCAEFSNFSNSKPNIKSQRIHFVCRKNL from the coding sequence ATGTTTTCAGCCCCGTATAGCCAACTTGCCCAAATTTATGACCGGGTGATGGTGCATGTAAATTATAAAATGTGGGCTTCTTATGTAAAAAACCTCTATCAGTTTGCAGAGGTGAAAATTGAAAAAGTTGTTGATTTATCTTGCGGAACAGGGAAACATATTTCATTTCTTCTAAATGATAATAATTCATTTACAGGGGCCGACCTTTCCAGGAAAATGGTTCTTGCAGCAAAAGCCAATCTAAAAAAAAATAATAGAACAAGTTTTTTAGTAAATGATGCGCGTAATATTGCTCTTAAAAACCAATCAACAGATGTGCTTTTAATGTTATATGATTCGATAAACTATTTATTAGAGGATTTAGAAGTTGAAAGCTTGTTTAATGAAATTTACCGGGTTCTTACTCCGGGAGGGATCTTCATTTTTGATTATGTTACCGAAGAAGGGTTAAAAGAATGTTTTGATGGTTATTATGAAAGTGATAGTTGGGATGGAATGGCTTATGAAAGGCACAGCAACTACTCCCAAAAGGAGAAGTTACAATATAATAGATTCAATTTACTCTTTAATGGGCAGCCATTTTTTGAAGAACATGTTCAACGTATAAGGCCTTCTGCAGAGTGGAAAAAGTTTATTAAAAAAAGTAAGGTGCATTTGTGCGCGGAGTTTAGTAATTTTTCAAATTCAAAACCAAACATTAAAAGCCAACGCATACATTTTGTTTGCAGGAAAAACCTGTAG
- the ftsE gene encoding cell division ATP-binding protein FtsE, with protein MIEFYNVHTKIDKNVILKNITFRILKGEFVFLTGSSGAGKSTVLRHIYMDIIPEEGMVIVENFSSAKIKEKEIPLLRRKLGVVFQDFKLLSDRNVFENVAFALRVTGAKSNEIKRKVMRVLAEVNLGQKRNFYPRELSGGEQQRVAIARAIVNNPFIILADEPTGNLDSENTFEIMDILEKINRQGTAVLMATHSEEILTKYRHRKITVDNGAIG; from the coding sequence ATGATCGAATTTTACAACGTCCATACAAAAATAGATAAAAACGTTATCCTCAAAAACATCACCTTTCGTATTTTAAAAGGGGAATTTGTTTTTTTAACAGGATCCAGCGGTGCAGGAAAATCTACAGTGCTGCGCCACATTTATATGGATATTATTCCTGAAGAAGGAATGGTGATTGTTGAAAATTTCAGTTCAGCAAAAATTAAAGAAAAAGAAATTCCTTTACTGCGCAGAAAACTTGGAGTGGTTTTTCAGGATTTTAAACTACTGTCGGACCGTAATGTTTTTGAAAATGTCGCCTTTGCGCTTCGTGTAACAGGTGCAAAAAGTAACGAGATTAAACGGAAAGTAATGCGGGTTCTTGCTGAAGTTAATCTTGGTCAAAAGCGTAACTTTTATCCCCGGGAGTTATCTGGTGGTGAGCAGCAACGAGTGGCAATTGCCCGGGCTATTGTAAACAATCCGTTTATTATTTTGGCCGATGAACCAACAGGAAACCTTGATTCGGAAAACACATTTGAAATTATGGATATCCTGGAAAAAATAAACCGTCAGGGAACGGCAGTTTTAATGGCCACACATTCAGAAGAAATTTTAACCAAATATCGTCATCGTAAAATTACTGTTGATAATGGGGCTATCGGATAA
- a CDS encoding citrate (Si)-synthase encodes MKMSKLKEKLQSKIPEYRERVGNLLKNHGQVKIDEVKMFQVYGGMRGLKSLSTDISYLDPEEGIRFRGYTIPECLEKMPKPNGAEMPYVEGHFYLLLTGEIPSKDDIKSVVEEFAGRSKVPEYVFDVLRAMPKDSHPMAMFSAAVMSLQRESVFVPQYNAGMSKMDYWDPTYEDSMNLLAKLPEVAAFIYRLKYKGDTPIASDPSLDFGANFAHMMGIDKPYDEISRLYFMLHSDHESGNVSAHTTHLVGTALSDAYYSFTAGMCGLAGPLHGLANQEVLRWVQGVMEKMDHKIPSREEMQKFVWDTLNSGQVIPGFGHAVLRKTDPRYAAQRDFCLKHLPDDEIFKIVSLLYDVVPDILVEQGKAKNPWPNVDAQSGVIQWHYGVTEYDFYTVMFGVGRAIGVLSNLVWDRAVGQSLERPKSLTTTMLEKIAKEAS; translated from the coding sequence ATTAAAATGTCAAAACTAAAAGAAAAACTCCAGAGCAAAATTCCTGAGTATAGGGAAAGAGTTGGGAATTTGCTGAAGAACCATGGCCAGGTAAAGATTGATGAAGTTAAAATGTTCCAGGTTTATGGCGGAATGCGTGGCCTTAAATCACTTAGTACGGATATTTCATACCTTGACCCAGAAGAAGGTATTCGTTTCCGTGGATATACAATTCCTGAATGTCTTGAAAAAATGCCTAAACCCAATGGCGCGGAAATGCCTTATGTAGAAGGCCATTTTTATCTTTTACTTACTGGTGAAATTCCCAGCAAAGATGATATAAAAAGCGTTGTTGAAGAATTTGCAGGAAGAAGCAAAGTGCCTGAGTATGTTTTTGATGTGCTTCGCGCCATGCCAAAAGACTCCCATCCAATGGCAATGTTCTCAGCTGCAGTGATGTCACTACAGCGTGAATCAGTTTTTGTACCACAGTATAATGCCGGTATGTCAAAAATGGATTACTGGGATCCGACTTATGAAGACTCAATGAATTTGCTGGCAAAACTTCCGGAAGTGGCAGCATTCATTTATCGCTTAAAATATAAAGGTGATACGCCAATAGCCAGTGATCCATCATTGGATTTTGGAGCAAATTTTGCCCATATGATGGGTATCGATAAGCCATATGATGAAATATCCCGTTTGTATTTTATGCTGCATAGTGATCATGAAAGCGGCAATGTTAGCGCCCATACAACGCACTTGGTTGGAACAGCTTTATCTGATGCATATTATTCATTCACAGCCGGGATGTGCGGATTGGCAGGGCCATTACACGGGTTGGCAAACCAGGAAGTTCTGCGTTGGGTTCAGGGTGTTATGGAAAAAATGGATCATAAAATCCCATCACGCGAAGAAATGCAAAAGTTTGTTTGGGATACATTAAATTCCGGCCAGGTAATTCCTGGTTTTGGACACGCGGTATTGAGAAAAACAGATCCACGCTATGCGGCGCAAAGAGATTTCTGTTTAAAGCATTTACCGGACGATGAAATTTTTAAAATTGTTAGTCTGCTTTATGATGTTGTTCCGGATATTCTTGTTGAACAGGGCAAAGCTAAAAATCCATGGCCAAATGTTGATGCTCAATCCGGTGTAATCCAGTGGCATTATGGTGTTACTGAGTATGATTTTTATACGGTTATGTTTGGCGTTGGTCGTGCCATAGGTGTGCTAAGTAACCTGGTTTGGGACAGGGCTGTTGGCCAGTCTTTAGAAAGGCCAAAATCTTTGACTACAACCATGCTTGAAAAGATTGCCAAAGAAGCATCATAA